From Topomyia yanbarensis strain Yona2022 chromosome 1, ASM3024719v1, whole genome shotgun sequence, one genomic window encodes:
- the LOC131696310 gene encoding uncharacterized protein LOC131696310 yields the protein MERRVSYSSTFGEHHCLSRAEQFLRGYEADRDALQVAIRLENLEVLWQGLEDTQTALEEMETDNESMLPTISLPEFAGDYQDWLGFHDTFFALIHSNPEVAAIQKFHYLRAAVKGEASQVIESITISAANYPLAWDALVARYSNEYLLKKRHLQALLEIPRMKEESAAALHGLVATRGPTDSWSTILEHLLCTRLHHETLNMWEDHASTLEEPSYSKLVDFLQRQMRVLESISVNHDIIPPVITPYVSGSASGSGASGNNQRYKRPGELRLCAHAITEVPNAHSIERPAVSMGQLKKLTLHERMNLVNTKRLCFNCLFSDHFVSNCPCQTSCHICLKRHHTLLHPGYVDNLPIYQNRGYDNAGEHPQYSTQTNVATSIIKPLTSRSIAPMEGQTSSVAPHARNNNVFMLTVVLVVVDAYGQKHLARALLDCASQPNLISDRMAQILRLKRRKVNVQLQGPGSIAVRSSDSVFTKIYSRKEDFSRDVEFLVLPRVTADMPESDVATDCWNVPKELFLADPNFNKRAEIDMIIGLSHFFACFKSAARVHLADDLSELVDSVFGWIVVGSGEVIPNSPEQVHCHVSAICLVTLEKSLERFWKLEELPSRSDYSVEERYCETFYASTVMRDDTGRYTVRLPRHPEFDARVGDSKAAALRRFKLLEERLERNPALKDEYHKFMREYVALGHMRQSSKEDQQRFKEYYLPHHPVVKEESTTTKVRFDASAKTSTGFSLNDSLCVGPVVQDDLLLIVLRFRKYLVALVADIEKIYRQVSVQPEDVPYQRILWRFDKTEPIQIYDLLTVTYGLAPSSFLATRTLQQLADDEGAAYPTAE from the exons ATGGAGCGAAGAGTAAGCTACAGCTCAACATTCGGCGAACATCACTGCTTAAGCCGAGCTGAACAGTTCCTGCGGGGGTACGAGGCAGACCGGGACGCACTACAAGTAGCTATCCGGTTGGAAAATTTAGAGGTGCTATGGCAGGGACTCGAAGACACTCAAACGGCCCTCGAGGAGATGGAAACCGATAATGAATCGATG CTGCCCACAATATCTCTGCCTGAGTTTGCTGGTGATTATCAAGACTGGCTTGGCTTCCATGATACGTTTTTTGCGCTAATTCACTCCAATCCCGAAGTAGCTGCCATTCAAAAATTTCACTACTTACGTGCAGCAGTGAAAGGCGAGGCGTCTCAGGTAATCGAGTCGATAACTATAAGCGCCGCCAACTACCCTCTTGCCTGGGATGCTTTGGTGGCTCGCTATTCCAACGAGTACCTATTAAAAAAGCGACACCTGCAAGCATTACTAGAGATACCACGGATGAAGGAAGAATCTGCGGCTGCTTTGCATGGACTGGTGGCAACTAGGGGGCCAACGGATTCCTGGAGCACAATATTGGAACACTTGTTATGCACAAGACTGCACCATGAAACATTAAACATGTGGGAGGATCACGCCTCTACTCTGGAAGAGCCATCCTATTCCAAACTGGTAGATTTTTTGCAGCGTCAAATGCGAGTTTTGGAATCAATTTCGGTTAATCACGATATCATACCGCCCGTTATCACTCCATATGTTTCAGGATCAGCTTCTGGATCTGGTGCTTCAGGGAACAATCAACGATACAAGCGGCCAGGCGAACTACGGCTGTGTGCACACGCTATAACGGAAGTTCCAAATGCCCACTCAATTGAGCGACCAGCTGTTTCCATGGGTCAACTCAAGAAGCTCACTCTACATGAAAGGATGAATCTGGTAAATACTAAGCGACTGTGCTTTAACTGCCTTTTCAGTGATCACTTCGTCAGCAACTGTCCATGTCAAACCAGCTGTCACATATGTCTAAAACGTCACCACACGCTGTTACACCCTGGTTATGTGGATAACTTGCCTATTTATCAGAATCGGGGCTATGATAATGCGGGCGAACATCCGCAATATTCAACACAAACAAATGTTGCAACGTCTATCATCAAACCTCTTACGTCACGGTCTATCGCGCCCATGGAGGGTCAAACGTCGTCAGTTGCGCCGCATGCGCGAAATAACAACGTGTTCATGCTCACCGTAGTTTTGGTCGTCGTAGATGCTTATGGTCAAAAGCATCTCGCTAGGGCGCTACTAGATTGCGCCTCACAGCCCAACCTCATAAGCGATCGTATGGCTCAAATTCTCAGGCTCAAAAGAAGGAAGGTAAATGTTCAGCTTCAGGGTCCAGGTAGTATTGCCGTTCGCTCATCTGACTCAGTGTTCACTAAGATTTATTCGAGAAAGGAAGATTTTTCTCGCGACGTAGAGTTTTTGGTCCTGCCCCGTGTAACCGCTGACATGCCTGAGAGTGATGTTGCGACTGATTGCTGGAATGTCCCCAAAGAACTCTTTTTGGCGGATCCAAATTTCAACAAGCGAGCAGAAATAGACATGATCATCGGCCTTTCGCATTTCTTCGCTTGCTTCAAATCTGCCGCACGCGTCCACCTGGCAGATGACCTTTCTGAATTAGTTGACAGCGTGTTTGGGTGGATTGTTGTGGGTTCAGGCGAGGTCATTCCCAATTCACCAGAGCAGGTACATTGTCATGTTTCAGCGATTTGTCTCGTCACTCTTGAGAAGAGCCTTGAACGTTTCTGGAAGCTGGAAGAGCTACCATCGCGCTCCGATTACTCCGTTGAAGAACGTTACTGCGAGACTTTCTACGCATCGACCGTCATGAGGGACGATACTGGTCGATACACTGTGCGTTTGCCACGCCATCCAGAATTTGATGCTAGAGTCGGGGATTCAAAGGCAGCAGCACTTCGAAGATTTAAACTACTGGAGGAAAGACTCGAACGAAACCCTGCATTGAAGGACGAGTATCATAAATTCATGAGGGAGTATGTCGCACTCGGACACATGCGTCAATCATCTAAAGAAGATCAACAAAGATTCAAAGAGTACTACCTTCCCCACCATCCTGTTGTAAAAGAGGAAAGCACTACAACAAAGGTTAGGTTTGATGCATCCGCTAAGACATCGACCGGTTTCTCTTTGAACGATTCGCTTTGTGTTGGGCCTGTGGTGCAGGACGACCTCCTGTTGATAGTTTTGCGATTTCGAAAGTACTTGGTGGCTCTCGTTGCGGACATCGAAAAAATATACCGGCAGGTTTCTGTACAACCTGAGGATGTTCCATATCAGCGAATCTTGTGGCGATTCGACAAGACAGAACCCATCCAGATTTATGACTTACTGACGGTTACCTATGGACTCGCACCGTCTTCCTTTTTAGCTACACGCACACTTCAACAGTTGGCTGACGATGAAGGTGCGGCCTATCCCACCGCAGAATAA